Proteins encoded together in one Gemmatimonadota bacterium DH-78 window:
- a CDS encoding M28 family peptidase has product MSDRVVSAVRSKSSVVASATALVALAACGPEQEPTAGAPMPATTSEAAAAAAATITPDDLYQKISVLAADSMRGRDTPSPEIEQVATWIGEHFASLGLRPGGDDGSFIQRYALRQMTASVESSSIAFSNGASLAWGTDVMALGLPRDGSTSGPVVLVSGSGDPAGAFADLPDQAQVFVFAGPEMEATRQTAWAGLASALYDAGAGQVFVISTIAGTPWERSLARSQQGSRVVGELDPDRPVTMNVREGAVRAALAGVDVDALQSRHDDDLEVTVLEGLTVDSDIAIQILDDASAPNVVGILEGSDPALRDEYIVYSAHMDHVGVGRTVQGGDSIFNGADDDASGTATIMEVAEAMASLDRAPRRSMIFLLVSGEEKGLLGSAYFADHPSVPVEQMVANINADMVGRNWPDTIVAIGKEHSDLGETLNRVNEAHPEIGMTAIDDLWPDERFYFRSDHFNFARKGVPILFFFNGTHEDYHRASDELDKIDTEKTARIGQLIFYLGLEVSETDARPQWNPDSYAEIVEGA; this is encoded by the coding sequence ACCATCACCCCCGACGATCTCTACCAGAAGATCTCGGTGCTGGCGGCCGACAGCATGCGCGGACGCGACACGCCGAGCCCCGAGATCGAGCAGGTGGCGACTTGGATCGGCGAGCACTTCGCCTCGCTCGGACTTCGCCCCGGCGGCGACGACGGCAGCTTCATTCAGCGCTACGCTCTGCGCCAGATGACGGCCTCGGTCGAGAGCTCCTCGATCGCTTTCTCCAACGGTGCCTCCCTCGCATGGGGCACCGACGTGATGGCGCTCGGGCTGCCGCGCGACGGCTCCACCTCGGGGCCGGTAGTGCTGGTGTCGGGCTCCGGCGACCCCGCAGGAGCGTTCGCCGACCTGCCCGATCAGGCGCAGGTGTTCGTGTTCGCGGGGCCGGAGATGGAGGCGACGCGGCAGACGGCGTGGGCCGGGCTCGCGAGTGCGCTCTACGACGCAGGCGCCGGTCAGGTGTTCGTGATCTCGACCATCGCAGGCACCCCCTGGGAGCGGTCGCTCGCCCGCTCGCAGCAGGGCTCTCGGGTGGTCGGCGAACTCGACCCCGATCGGCCGGTCACGATGAATGTGCGCGAGGGCGCCGTGCGCGCCGCGCTGGCCGGCGTGGACGTCGATGCCCTGCAGAGCCGGCACGACGACGACCTCGAGGTGACCGTGCTCGAGGGGCTGACCGTCGACTCCGACATCGCGATCCAGATTCTCGACGACGCTTCGGCCCCCAACGTGGTCGGCATTCTCGAGGGGAGCGACCCGGCGCTGCGCGACGAGTACATCGTCTACTCGGCCCACATGGACCACGTGGGCGTGGGCCGCACGGTGCAGGGCGGGGACTCCATCTTCAACGGTGCCGACGACGATGCGTCGGGCACGGCCACGATCATGGAGGTGGCCGAGGCGATGGCGTCGCTCGATCGCGCGCCGCGCCGCTCGATGATCTTCCTGCTCGTGAGCGGTGAGGAGAAGGGACTGCTGGGCAGCGCGTACTTCGCCGACCACCCGTCGGTGCCGGTCGAGCAGATGGTCGCCAACATCAACGCCGACATGGTCGGTCGGAACTGGCCCGACACGATCGTGGCGATCGGCAAGGAGCACTCCGACCTGGGCGAGACGCTCAACCGGGTGAACGAGGCGCACCCCGAGATCGGCATGACCGCCATCGACGACCTGTGGCCCGACGAGCGGTTCTACTTCCGCTCCGACCACTTCAACTTCGCCCGCAAGGGCGTGCCGATCCTCTTCTTCTTCAACGGCACCCACGAGGACTACCACCGGGCGTCGGACGAGCTCGACAAGATCGACACCGAGAAGACGGCCCGGATCGGCCAGTTGATCTTCTACCTCGGCCTCGAGGTGAGCGAGACCGACGCGCGTCCGCAGTGGAATCCCGACTCCTACGCGGAGATCGTGGAGGGGGCGTAG
- a CDS encoding nitroreductase family protein, whose translation MTRPYDTIPLPYRPGRSADELRSRARDFYDEVRQRRTVRDYSPQPVPREVIESCLLAAGTAPNGANHQPWHFVAVGDPEVKRRIREAAEEEERAFYGGRAPQEWLDALAPLGTDSRKPFLETAPWLIAIFAQSWSPGEDEGRVKNYYVTESVGIATGILITALHHAGLATLTHTPSPMKFLNEVLGRPDNERPFLLLVVGYPADDAQVPDITKKSLDEIATFF comes from the coding sequence ATGACCCGACCGTACGACACCATTCCGCTGCCCTATCGTCCGGGGCGGTCCGCGGACGAGCTGCGATCCCGCGCCCGCGACTTCTACGACGAGGTGCGCCAGCGTCGCACGGTGCGCGACTACTCGCCGCAGCCGGTGCCGCGCGAGGTGATCGAGTCGTGTCTGCTGGCTGCGGGCACCGCCCCGAACGGGGCGAACCATCAGCCCTGGCACTTCGTGGCGGTGGGCGATCCCGAGGTGAAGCGCCGCATCCGTGAGGCTGCGGAGGAAGAGGAGCGGGCCTTCTACGGGGGCCGCGCGCCGCAGGAATGGCTCGATGCGCTCGCCCCCCTCGGCACCGACTCCCGGAAGCCCTTTCTGGAGACCGCCCCCTGGCTGATCGCGATCTTCGCCCAGAGCTGGAGTCCCGGAGAAGACGAGGGGCGGGTGAAGAACTACTACGTGACGGAGTCGGTCGGCATCGCCACCGGCATCCTGATCACCGCGCTCCACCACGCCGGCCTCGCCACGCTCACGCACACGCCGTCGCCGATGAAGTTCCTGAACGAGGTGCTGGGGCGTCCCGACAACGAGCGGCCGTTTCTGCTGCTCGTGGTCGGGTATCCGGCCGACGACGCCCAGGTGCCCGACATCACGAAGAAGTCGCTCGACGAGATCGCCACCTTCTTCTAG
- a CDS encoding glutamate-cysteine ligase family protein, translating to MGQDLVPEQHPDSVRSFTRALLRDLQALERMLDSGMIESGVRRVGAEQEFFLVGKGWRASPKGVEVLERLGDPFTPELARFNLEVNLEPRLLEGDAFRQMEDELDVLLARAREAAREEGADICLTGILPTLQKSDLSLDNITPKARYHALNDALNRMRGGDVYRLRIEGTDELLVEHDSVMLESCNTSAQVHLQVSAEEFVPYYNMAQAITGPVLAACVNSPMLFGKRLWAETRIALFQQSLDTRSGTLHLRDMSPRVRFGDRWIEDSVVDLFQEDIARFRVLLATQVDEDSLAVLDEGGIPKLRALQLHNSTVYRWNRPCYGISEGKPHLRIECRVLPSGPTVLDEVANAAFWIGAVIGAAEEYGDITAELDFDDVRSNCAAAAKLGLKAAMHWVGGNTVSAPDLILGTLLPVARRGLGRYGVRPEDIDRYLGVIRDRVQNGQTGATWTLRSLSHMRGQGTRSERLAAVTAASMRLQRDNHGPVHEWPLAKLEDAGGWKVNYLRVEQYMTTHLFTVHEDELVQMVAFLMDRKQIRHVLVEDDDHRLVGLVAYRSVLRLVSQSGGVIDADDERPVKEIMDRDPVTVTPETTTLKAIELMRDHKVACLPVLDHGKLVGIVSERDFMPIAYQLLEDRLRDEEGD from the coding sequence ATGGGTCAGGACCTGGTGCCCGAGCAGCACCCCGATTCCGTTCGCTCCTTCACGCGCGCGCTTCTGCGCGACCTGCAGGCCCTCGAACGGATGCTCGACTCCGGCATGATCGAATCGGGCGTGCGACGGGTCGGCGCCGAGCAGGAGTTCTTTCTCGTGGGCAAGGGATGGCGTGCCTCGCCGAAGGGGGTGGAGGTGCTCGAGCGGCTCGGCGACCCCTTCACGCCCGAGCTCGCCCGCTTCAACCTCGAGGTGAACCTCGAGCCGCGACTGCTCGAGGGCGACGCCTTCCGACAGATGGAAGACGAGCTCGACGTGCTGCTGGCCCGGGCCCGCGAAGCCGCGCGGGAGGAGGGCGCCGACATCTGCCTCACCGGAATTCTGCCCACCCTCCAGAAGTCGGACCTCAGCCTCGACAACATCACCCCGAAGGCGCGCTACCACGCCCTGAACGACGCCCTCAACCGCATGCGGGGCGGCGATGTGTATCGACTCCGGATCGAGGGCACCGACGAGCTGCTGGTCGAGCACGACTCGGTCATGCTCGAATCGTGCAACACCTCGGCCCAGGTGCACCTGCAGGTGTCGGCCGAGGAGTTCGTGCCCTACTACAACATGGCTCAGGCGATCACCGGTCCCGTGCTGGCCGCGTGCGTGAACTCTCCGATGCTCTTCGGCAAGCGGCTGTGGGCCGAGACGCGCATCGCGCTCTTCCAGCAGTCGCTCGACACCCGCTCGGGCACCCTGCACCTGCGCGACATGTCGCCCCGGGTGCGCTTCGGCGATCGGTGGATCGAGGACTCCGTGGTCGACCTCTTTCAGGAAGACATCGCCCGATTCCGGGTGCTGCTGGCCACCCAGGTGGACGAGGACTCCCTCGCGGTGCTCGACGAGGGCGGCATTCCGAAGCTGCGGGCGCTGCAGCTTCACAACAGCACGGTCTACCGCTGGAACCGACCCTGCTACGGGATCAGCGAGGGCAAGCCCCACCTGCGCATCGAGTGCAGGGTGCTGCCGTCCGGGCCGACGGTGCTCGACGAGGTGGCCAACGCGGCTTTCTGGATCGGCGCGGTGATCGGTGCCGCGGAGGAGTACGGCGACATCACGGCCGAGCTCGATTTCGACGACGTGCGCAGCAACTGCGCGGCGGCGGCCAAGCTCGGTCTCAAGGCGGCGATGCACTGGGTGGGCGGCAACACGGTCTCGGCGCCGGATCTGATCCTCGGCACGCTGCTTCCGGTGGCCCGGCGGGGACTCGGGCGCTACGGCGTGCGCCCCGAAGACATCGACCGCTACCTCGGCGTGATCCGCGACCGGGTGCAGAACGGGCAAACCGGCGCCACCTGGACGCTGCGCTCGCTTTCGCACATGCGCGGTCAGGGCACCCGTTCGGAGCGACTGGCGGCGGTGACTGCGGCTTCGATGCGCCTGCAGCGGGACAACCACGGCCCGGTCCACGAGTGGCCGCTGGCCAAGCTCGAGGACGCGGGCGGATGGAAGGTGAACTACCTGAGGGTCGAGCAGTACATGACCACCCACCTCTTCACCGTGCACGAAGACGAACTGGTGCAGATGGTGGCCTTCCTGATGGATCGCAAGCAGATCCGGCACGTGCTCGTGGAGGACGACGACCACCGGCTCGTGGGGCTGGTGGCGTACCGCTCGGTGCTGCGGCTGGTATCGCAGTCGGGCGGGGTGATCGACGCCGACGACGAGCGGCCGGTCAAAGAAATCATGGACCGCGACCCGGTGACGGTCACGCCCGAAACCACGACCTTGAAGGCGATCGAACTCATGCGCGATCACAAGGTGGCCTGCCTGCCGGTGCTGGATCACGGCAAGCTCGTGGGGATCGTGAGTGAGCGGGACTTCATGCCCATCGCCTACCAGCTCCTGGAGGATCGACTCCGGGACGAGGAAGGGGACTGA
- a CDS encoding succinylglutamate desuccinylase/aspartoacylase family protein produces MERVLGRLGRHGPGAPTLIVVGGVHGNEPAGVEASQRVSRVLAPRADRLEGSVVFLVGNLQALALGRRFVDRDLNRAWTPEGVEELRRRSTGDSGEPPIAEDVEQRELMAILDAVLDEAQGPVYLLDLHTTSGSGGPFSTVADALRNRQVALNLPVPLVLGLEELVEGTLHEYLATRHCITVAFETGQHDEPAAVDRAEAGIWIMLEATGVAAAGALDEVEPSRERLERDTARLPRVLEMRYRHPVEPEDAFRMHAGYGNFQRVRRGEILAEDRNGPVLAPETARILMPLYQAQGQDGFFVVRSFSNFWLAVSRGLRKVGADRWVHWLPGIRVHPERPEARIVDRRVARFYALQLLHLLGYRRHEEDGARLVVVRQVRD; encoded by the coding sequence ATGGAACGGGTGCTGGGACGCCTCGGGCGGCACGGCCCCGGAGCGCCGACCCTGATCGTGGTCGGCGGCGTGCACGGCAACGAGCCGGCCGGCGTGGAGGCGTCGCAGCGGGTGTCGCGGGTGCTCGCGCCGCGCGCGGATCGGCTCGAGGGATCGGTGGTGTTTCTGGTCGGCAACCTCCAGGCACTGGCCCTCGGCCGCCGGTTCGTCGACCGCGATCTCAACCGGGCGTGGACTCCCGAAGGGGTGGAGGAACTGCGCCGGCGTTCAACGGGGGACTCCGGAGAGCCGCCCATCGCCGAAGACGTCGAGCAGCGCGAGCTGATGGCGATTCTCGACGCCGTACTGGACGAGGCGCAGGGCCCGGTCTATCTGCTCGACCTGCACACCACCTCGGGGAGCGGCGGCCCGTTCAGCACCGTCGCCGACGCGCTGCGCAATCGCCAGGTGGCGCTGAATCTCCCGGTGCCGCTCGTGCTCGGCCTGGAGGAGCTGGTGGAGGGCACCCTTCACGAGTACCTCGCCACGCGGCACTGCATCACCGTGGCCTTCGAGACCGGTCAGCACGACGAGCCGGCCGCCGTGGACCGGGCCGAGGCCGGCATCTGGATCATGCTCGAGGCCACCGGGGTGGCGGCCGCGGGCGCCCTCGACGAGGTGGAGCCGTCACGAGAGCGGCTGGAACGCGACACGGCGCGGCTGCCGCGGGTGCTGGAGATGCGCTACCGACACCCCGTCGAGCCGGAAGACGCCTTCCGGATGCACGCCGGCTACGGAAACTTCCAGCGGGTGCGGCGCGGCGAGATCCTGGCGGAGGACCGCAACGGCCCCGTGCTCGCCCCGGAAACCGCCCGCATTCTGATGCCGCTGTACCAGGCGCAGGGACAGGACGGCTTCTTCGTGGTGCGGTCGTTCAGCAACTTCTGGCTGGCCGTGTCTCGCGGACTGCGCAAGGTGGGTGCGGATCGGTGGGTCCACTGGCTGCCCGGCATCCGGGTGCACCCGGAACGCCCCGAGGCGCGCATCGTCGATCGGCGGGTGGCGCGCTTCTATGCGCTCCAGCTGTTGCACCTGCTCGGGTACCGCCGCCACGAAGAGGACGGCGCTCGGCTCGTGGTGGTGCGGCAGGTTCGGGACTGA
- a CDS encoding DUF1328 domain-containing protein: MLSAAIILLVLALVAAFLGFGGIAGTAAGLAKIAFFVFIILAVLGFLFGRRPTV, translated from the coding sequence ATGCTCAGCGCTGCCATCATACTGCTGGTTCTGGCCCTCGTCGCGGCCTTCCTCGGATTCGGCGGCATCGCCGGAACCGCGGCCGGCCTCGCGAAGATCGCCTTCTTCGTGTTCATCATCCTGGCCGTGCTCGGCTTCCTCTTCGGACGCCGTCCCACCGTCTGA